The Dasypus novemcinctus isolate mDasNov1 chromosome 2, mDasNov1.1.hap2, whole genome shotgun sequence genome includes a region encoding these proteins:
- the HAND1 gene encoding heart- and neural crest derivatives-expressed protein 1 isoform X1 produces the protein MNLVGSYAHHHHHHHHHPHPAHPMLHEPFLFGPASRCHQERPYFQSWLLSPADAAPDFPAGGPPPAAAATAAAYGPDARPGQSPGRLDALGGRLGRRKSSGPKKERRRTESINSAFAELRECIPNVPADTKLSKIKTLRLATSYIAYLMDVLAKDAQAGDPEAFKAELKKADGGRESKRKRELQQHEGFPPVLGPGEKRIKGRTGWPQQVWALELNQ, from the exons ATGAACCTCGTGGGCAGCTAcgcacaccaccaccaccaccaccaccatcatccgCACCCCGCGCACCCCATGCTCCACGAACCCTTTCTCTTCGGTCCGGCCTCGCGCTGTCACCAGGAACGGCCGTACTTCCAGAGCTGGCTGCTGAGCCCCGCTGACGCGGCCCCGGACTTCCCTGCCGGGGGGCCACCGCCCGCAGCCGCGGCTACCGCCGCAGCGTACGGTCCGGACGCCAGGCCGGGCCAGAGCCCTGGGCGGCTGGACGCGCTCGGCGGCCGCCTGGGCCGGCGGAAAAGCTCAGGACCCAAGAAGGAGCGGAGACGCACAGAGAGCATCAACAGCGCGTTCGCGGAGCTGCGTGAGTGCATCCCTAACGTGCCGGCAGACACCAAGCTGTCCAAGATCAAGACTCTGCGCCTGGCCACCAGCTACATCGCCTATCTGATGGACGTGCTGGCCAAAGACGCACAAGCCGGCGACCCTGAGGCCTTTAAGGCCGAGCTAAAGAAGGCCGATGGCGGCCGTGAGAGCAAGCGGAAAAGGGAGCTG CAGCAGCACGAAGGCTTTCCTCCTGTTTTGGGCCCAGGCGAGAAGAGGATTAAAGGGCGCACCGGCTGGCCGCAGCAAGTCTGGGCTCTGGAGTTAAACCAGTGA
- the HAND1 gene encoding heart- and neural crest derivatives-expressed protein 1 isoform X2, which produces MNLVGSYAHHHHHHHHHPHPAHPMLHEPFLFGPASRCHQERPYFQSWLLSPADAAPDFPAGGPPPAAAATAAAYGPDARPGQSPGRLDALGGRLGRRKSSGPKKERRRTESINSAFAELRECIPNVPADTKLSKIKTLRLATSYIAYLMDVLAKDAQAGDPEAFKAELKKADGGRESKRKRELQHEGFPPVLGPGEKRIKGRTGWPQQVWALELNQ; this is translated from the exons ATGAACCTCGTGGGCAGCTAcgcacaccaccaccaccaccaccaccatcatccgCACCCCGCGCACCCCATGCTCCACGAACCCTTTCTCTTCGGTCCGGCCTCGCGCTGTCACCAGGAACGGCCGTACTTCCAGAGCTGGCTGCTGAGCCCCGCTGACGCGGCCCCGGACTTCCCTGCCGGGGGGCCACCGCCCGCAGCCGCGGCTACCGCCGCAGCGTACGGTCCGGACGCCAGGCCGGGCCAGAGCCCTGGGCGGCTGGACGCGCTCGGCGGCCGCCTGGGCCGGCGGAAAAGCTCAGGACCCAAGAAGGAGCGGAGACGCACAGAGAGCATCAACAGCGCGTTCGCGGAGCTGCGTGAGTGCATCCCTAACGTGCCGGCAGACACCAAGCTGTCCAAGATCAAGACTCTGCGCCTGGCCACCAGCTACATCGCCTATCTGATGGACGTGCTGGCCAAAGACGCACAAGCCGGCGACCCTGAGGCCTTTAAGGCCGAGCTAAAGAAGGCCGATGGCGGCCGTGAGAGCAAGCGGAAAAGGGAGCTG CAGCACGAAGGCTTTCCTCCTGTTTTGGGCCCAGGCGAGAAGAGGATTAAAGGGCGCACCGGCTGGCCGCAGCAAGTCTGGGCTCTGGAGTTAAACCAGTGA